A single window of Acyrthosiphon pisum isolate AL4f unplaced genomic scaffold, pea_aphid_22Mar2018_4r6ur Scaffold_59;HRSCAF=384, whole genome shotgun sequence DNA harbors:
- the LOC107885026 gene encoding uncharacterized protein LOC107885026, which produces MRQCTEAAGVAAVENVTIAMTMAIFRVTASNPRSMAAAEAEAAAEAIPTGVIGMTAASRTPGPDPDHAQKRAEDLLWQLSLVTRLMTKLRGDVPPNGKDPPALTHIHSRAVRGRVPAGRGLCPAGRGRGPGPEVGRWK; this is translated from the exons ATGCGCCAGTGTACAGAGGCCGCAGGCGTGGCGGCAGTCGaa AATGTTACAATTGCAATGACAATGGCCATTTTTCGCGTGACTGCG tCAAACCCACGGTCAATGGCCGCGGCAGAGGCAGAGGCAGCGGCAGAGGCAATACCAACGGGCGTGATCGGGATGACGGCGGCAAGTCGGACACCAGGCCCCGATCCCGATCACGCTCAGAAGCGGGCCGAAGACCTCTTGTGGCAGCt ATCATTAGTGACACGTCTTATGACGAAGCTGCGCGGCGAT gtACCGCCAAACGGGAAAGATCCACCAGCA CTTACTCACATTCACAGTCGCGCAGTTCGCGGTCGCGTTCCCGCAGGTCGCGGTCTCTGTCCCGCAGGTCGCGGTCGCGGTCCAGGTCCCGAAGTTGGTCGGTGGAAATAG
- the LOC103310668 gene encoding uncharacterized protein LOC103310668 — translation MAYEVTLHNISSNPKAYIGLNEEWYKCNLIKLINSHLELEERSIFITLMKIKLNDSFRRLGDMFGISEKKLIKELLPVPFRYRYSSVQSIIDCLEIEIPKPSDPIKQALTWSDYKKCNTLKYLISSTPDGFINFISVGFNGRYRGFKCIDVLLNKINCVLIRPPSVSQKSKSTKDDVLETKRIASLRIHIERVIGRLREFEMLKPHALVNCQLLCNTDEIITIACGLINLQQPIIKQ, via the exons atggctTATGAAGtaactttacataatattagtagtaATCCAAAAGCATATATAGGTCTCAATGAAGAATGGTACaagtgtaatttaattaaattaataaattctcatTTAGAACTTGAAGAGAgaagtatatttataactttaatgaaaataaaattaaacgattcATTTAGAAGATTAGGAGATATGTTTGGGATATCTGAAA aaaaattaataaaagaactTTTACCTGTTCCTTTTCGTTATCGTTATTCATCTGTTCAATCTATTATAGACTGTTTGGAAATAGAAATACCAAAACCTTCAGATCCTATTAAACAAGCGCTAACATGGTcagattataaaaaatgtaacactttaaaatatcttatatcttCAACTCCAGatggatttattaattttatatcagtaGGATTTAATGGTAGAT ACCgtggttttaaatgtattgatgtgTTGTTGAATAAAATCAATTGTGTTCTCATAAGGCCTCCTAGTGTTTCACAAAAATCTAAGTCAACAAAAGATGATGTTTTAGAAACTAAACGTATTGCTAGCCTTCGTATTCATATAGAACGTGTAATAGGACGATTGAGAGAATTTGAAATGTTGAAACCCCATGCACTTGTTAACTgtcaattattatgtaatactgaTGAAATTATAACTATTGCATGTGGGTTGATAAATCTTCAGCaaccaattataaaacaataa